GCTGTCTTCACGGGCCGCGCGCGCGCTGGAGACGGACGCCACGCTGGGGACGTTGCTCCACGCGCTCCTCGAGGCCAGCGCGCACGCACGCACCCGCTTCGGCGTGTCGGACGACGACTTCCTCCGGGCATTGCTGCGCCATGTGCCGGCGGATGGAGGCAGCCTGGGCACGCTGCGGACCGTCCAGGCCGAGGAGCTCGCGCTGGCACTGGGGTGCGCCGCGGGCCACCCCGTGGCCCTGGCGGAGTTCGACCAGCGCTTCGGTGCCGAGCTGAGGGGGGCATTGCAGCGGGTGGATCCTTCACCGGCCTTCGTGGACGAGGCGCTCCAGGCCGTGCGGGAGCGGCTCTTCCTGCGCCGCGATCGGAGCGAGCCGAAGATCGCCTCCTATCTGGGTACGGGCCCGCTGGGGGGGTGGGCCCGCGCCGTCACGCTGCGCGTGGCCATCAACCTGCGTCGCGGCGCCACGGTCGAAGTCCCCCTGGACGAGCGCCTGGCCCAGGGGCTCAAGACGGAGGCTTGCGGCCCCGAGCTCCAGCTGATCAAGATCCAGTACCGTGAGGCGTTCCAGCAGTCATTCCGCGCGGCGCTCGGCGCGCTCACGGACCAGGAACTCAACCTGCTGCGCCTGCACTTCGTGGGGGGAACGAGCCAGGAGAAGCTGGGAGAGCTCTACAACGTGCATCGGGTCACCATGGCGCGCTGGTTGGCGCACGCGCGGGAGCGGCTGCTGCTGGCCACCCAACGGGAGCTTCAGAAGCGCCTGAAGGTGGAGGCCGAGGAACTGCACGACATCCTGGCGCTGGTGCGCAGCCAGCTCTCCATCACCCTCACCCGGGCGCTGGCCTGAGCGCCCATCAATCACTCCACCGCACGTAGCGCAACATGGCGCGGCAATGATTGCTCCGCCCATGGGCTCCGCGCCGTGTCACGATGGGGACTACGGTTCTCGGCCCCGGCTGAGAACCTACAACCACGGCGAAATCGACACGGTGTGTCAAGCCAATCTGGCGCATCGTGACACTGGAAATCCCAGTTCCAGTTCGTTTTTCCTGGTATTTACAGCTTAGCACTCCCACAGTGAGAGAGCGGTAAAACGTTTAACCGGGTCTGGTTTTTGGACCAGGTTGAATGGTTCCAAGCCATGGGGGTCACGGCGGTGTATACGAGACATTTCGGTAAGACTGGCATTTTCCTTCTATTGGCCGCGGCCATTGGTTCGGTCTGGAGTGGCCTTGTCCCCGAGGCGCGAGCGGCTCCGAGTGCCGCCTACAACTGGCGCAACGTCGTGACGGGAGGCGGGGGCGGTTTCATTCCGGGAATCATCTTCAACAAGAAGCAGAAGGATTTGATCTACGCCCGGACGGACATTGGCGGTGCGTACCGTTGGAATGCCGCGACCTCCAGTTGGATTCCGCTCTCCGACACGACGGGCTGGGTGGATTGGAACAAGAATGGTGTGGATGCCCTGGCCACCGACCCGGTCGATCCGAACCGCGTCTACATGGCGACCGGCACCTATACGAACGACTGGGATACGAACGGCCAGATCATGCGTTCGACCGACAAGGGGGACACGTGGCAGGTGACTCCCCTCCCGTTCAAGGTCGGTGGCAACATGCCCGGACGCTCCATGGGGGAGCGTCTGGTGGTTGATCCGAACAAGAACAGCATCCTGTTCTTCGGCGCGCGCAGCGGCAACGGCCTCTGGAAGAGCACGGACTCCGGAGCGACCTGGACGAAGGTCACCCAGTTCCCCAACCCCGGAACCTACGTTCAAGACCCGAACAACTCCTACGGCAATGACATCGTCGGGCTGGCGTGGATCACGTTCGATCCGAGCACGGGGACGGCCGGCGGCGCGACGCAGACGCTCTACGTGGGGGTCGCGGACAAGGAGAACAACATCTTCCGCAGCACGGACGGCGGCGCCACCTGGGAGGCGATTCCCGGCCAGCCCGTCGGCTATCTGCCGCACCATGGTGAGCTTGCCTCCAATGGCAACCTCTACATCTCCTATAGCGATGGCGTCGGGCCCTACGATGGCGCCAAGGGAGATGTCTGGAAGTTCAACACCCAGACGGGTGTCTGGACGAACATCAGCCCCGTGCCGAGCAGCAGCACGGACAACTATTACGGCTACGGTGGTCTCGCCGTCGATGCTCAGCACCCGGACACGCTCGTGGTCGCCACGCTGAACAGCTGGTGGCCGGATGCCAAACTCTTCCGCAGCACGAACGGCGGTGCGACCTGGACGGCGATCTGGGACTGGGATGGCTACCCGAGCCGGAAGCTCCGCTACACGCAAGACATCTCGGGGGCCCCCTGGCTGTCGCTGGGCATCGAGCCCATCCCGCCGACTCCTTCTCCCAAGCTGGGTTGGATGATCGGGGATCTCGAGATCGATCCCTTCAACTCCAACCGGATGATGTACGGCACGGGCGCGACCCTGTATGGCACGAACAACCTGACGGACTGGGACAGCGGCGGCAAGGTGAACATCTCCGTCATGGCCAGGGGCATCGAGGAAACGGCCATCATGGAGCTGATCAGCCCGCCGGCTGGAGCGCCGCTCCTCAGCGCGATGGGTGACATTTCCGGCTTCCGTCATGATGACCTGACGGCGCCGCCCGCCAAGACGATGTCCGTGCCGGCGTGGAGCACGACGTACGGCATCGACTACGCGGAGCTCAACCCGGGCTTCACGGTTCGTGTGGGAATGGCGGATTACGCGGCGGATGCCAATGCCAGGTCGGTGGGCCTCTCTCATGACGGGGGAGCGAACTGGTACAAGGCGTCCTCGGAACCGACGGGAACGAAGGGCGGGGGAACGGTCTCGGTCTCGGCCGACGGCAACGCCATCGTGTGGAGCACGTCGGATGTGGGGGTGTACTACTCGAAGTCGGGCGGCAATTCCTGGACGGCCAGCAGTGGCATTCCGGCGGGGGCGAAGATCGCTTCCGACCGCGTGAACCCGAGCAGGTTCTACGCCTACTCGGCCGGCAAGTTCTATCTCAGCACCAACGGAGGCGCCACGTTCACCCAGACGGCCGCGGCGGGCCTTCCCAGCGGCGGCGCCGCCTCGCTCAAGGCCGTTCCTGGCCGCGAAGGTGACGTCTGGTTCGCTGGTGGCAATGAGACCCCCGGCCCCTACGGTCTGTGGCATTCGACCGATTCCGGCGCGACCTTCACGAAGTTGGCGAACGTGCAGGAGGCCGACGGAGTCGGGTTCGGGAAGGCGGCGCCGGGCCAGAGCTACATGGCCCTGTACGTCATCGCCAGGATCGATGGTGTGCGCGGTTTCTTCCGCTCGGACGATGGGGGCGCTTCCTGGGTGAGGGTGAATGACGCTCAGCATCAATACGCGAGGGTCACGACGATCACCGGAGATCCGCGGGTGTACGGCCGCGTCTATGTGGGCACGAATGGCCGTGGCATCGTCTATGGCGACCCGGTGGGCGGT
Above is a window of Cystobacter fuscus DNA encoding:
- a CDS encoding sigma-70 family RNA polymerase sigma factor, whose product is MPSFSPSQLHTRALELLSSRAARALETDATLGTLLHALLEASAHARTRFGVSDDDFLRALLRHVPADGGSLGTLRTVQAEELALALGCAAGHPVALAEFDQRFGAELRGALQRVDPSPAFVDEALQAVRERLFLRRDRSEPKIASYLGTGPLGGWARAVTLRVAINLRRGATVEVPLDERLAQGLKTEACGPELQLIKIQYREAFQQSFRAALGALTDQELNLLRLHFVGGTSQEKLGELYNVHRVTMARWLAHARERLLLATQRELQKRLKVEAEELHDILALVRSQLSITLTRALA
- a CDS encoding X2-like carbohydrate binding domain-containing protein, producing MAAAIGSVWSGLVPEARAAPSAAYNWRNVVTGGGGGFIPGIIFNKKQKDLIYARTDIGGAYRWNAATSSWIPLSDTTGWVDWNKNGVDALATDPVDPNRVYMATGTYTNDWDTNGQIMRSTDKGDTWQVTPLPFKVGGNMPGRSMGERLVVDPNKNSILFFGARSGNGLWKSTDSGATWTKVTQFPNPGTYVQDPNNSYGNDIVGLAWITFDPSTGTAGGATQTLYVGVADKENNIFRSTDGGATWEAIPGQPVGYLPHHGELASNGNLYISYSDGVGPYDGAKGDVWKFNTQTGVWTNISPVPSSSTDNYYGYGGLAVDAQHPDTLVVATLNSWWPDAKLFRSTNGGATWTAIWDWDGYPSRKLRYTQDISGAPWLSLGIEPIPPTPSPKLGWMIGDLEIDPFNSNRMMYGTGATLYGTNNLTDWDSGGKVNISVMARGIEETAIMELISPPAGAPLLSAMGDISGFRHDDLTAPPAKTMSVPAWSTTYGIDYAELNPGFTVRVGMADYAADANARSVGLSHDGGANWYKASSEPTGTKGGGTVSVSADGNAIVWSTSDVGVYYSKSGGNSWTASSGIPAGAKIASDRVNPSRFYAYSAGKFYLSTNGGATFTQTAAAGLPSGGAASLKAVPGREGDVWFAGGNETPGPYGLWHSTDSGATFTKLANVQEADGVGFGKAAPGQSYMALYVIARIDGVRGFFRSDDGGASWVRVNDAQHQYARVTTITGDPRVYGRVYVGTNGRGIVYGDPVGGTPDPDPDPVKQSTISPTSSSFDKKTGNQADITVTMTLNGNTFGGIKNGTATLVSGTDYTVSGSIVTLSKSYLARQPVGTTSLTFQFSAGTSPVLAITVIDTTSTGSGNIKVQMYNGSTAATVNGISPRFKLLNTGTSAITLSTVKLRYYYTIDGEQAQSFFCDWSHVGGSNVTGTFVKMATPATGADHYLEVGFTSGAGSLAAGQSIEIQIRFSKSDWSNYTQSGDYSFASAGTTYADWSKATGYISGGLQWGLEP